The following proteins come from a genomic window of Takifugu rubripes chromosome 11, fTakRub1.2, whole genome shotgun sequence:
- the LOC105418511 gene encoding NACHT and WD repeat domain-containing protein 2 isoform X1, protein MNPGGKSVFRSSCVKIYLCSNPEDSVMERRGLRERVFPKLREYCQHTLGLDVRVIDPFESSDPSRWPDEDTRQQIINECRESSAGPFILALLGHQYGAASLPTQVEVSQYQLLLHEGQKAGISTREVERIYQRDENSIPVSYCLTSPFRRTSGLQLEKEVKLKAKEGEPLKVFQTSASLCVNKGLMTAETASRYYRSVVDADLRFALQRHLKGDITGRCVVYIHNIINTNRQRPKTQINSETISPSEDLSDGPLLFQLCDKFLPALINSSQILVYTTTTECDHHHGSTTARRKGYVEALCQQVHQDLVELIKRANIFKSGNNVHVCDALAREGAEQEDICGILSKFYDVVHPEEEKVRHYVEQNEHQLPLVVTGGPCTGKAVLLAHCARQIKSWLPDSDPVVLPYFCQMASSFPTKELLLSLCQQISSRYHQNTSLKKNLDNQDSHSCTKPREEEATFSFTSDTGLHCELSNTDTTSGCWKNFNSEPFGLTELQKQFSSLLSFLPTAKQPLFLILDGLDHIENHFGYQLIRSLPSPLPPNVKVILSISSSRKKILQALSSQHPQDSLFEVNKESGYVSITLGMANREQCLKMLASLLSSSGRKVTSGQQALVNQALTSCSLALYVRLLHLHISLWHSDSDVKESCLPNGVHSSISTLLDHLEQKHGSAMVSRAVSYLTLSRTGLTEAELADLLSCDDKVLFLYLRQGEKPPSLMKVPQIDVETLLLDLRRFLIGRTVAGVRVLSWASRHFKLVITKRYLFSLELRKEIHSSMAEYFSSRWSEGNAKPLLNSQKFLPSDENTQTTVYMDRQTPSQPIYFPDSSKEHSLMNMRKVLELPHHLQESERWEQMECEVLMSFRFHQAMIQAGLLGDLVAMLESEEGPSHSPLFRQRAFLTGIVKSCACFLQSSPLQLPTVMETNLLPYLEVFPALKSYINDIQQYRRTRERIVRVALCPAPSSVPSIRCLKLNSGNGNICVAEVAVTECGVVAHILDDGTAWFWTGPGYNVAKLSLTSEQQQLQFTGVKSSAQFFLLSTLCTRLFFWNVKGSETFVPLQVPLTSNRQAPTKVEGFVACQKKLFTWRKNQSLVSMFDISDETAMHFQCQKCVTCSVCSSDGSRLCCGQEEGIVSLFDTGTGSVLATWSNSNHKAILWMNLSKEKWELACGDRTGKIAVWEVAAKTHPPRLIKQSFCGDEFDVLNTDSSDDPLMLLLCQSHQVSLWDMCNWELRDQFSAPQDKLFTHAMFSRNGELILALLEACSFIPVWKVETGECVLSLKVTRQPHMLLKTASDVMCVDLDAHLTVWDSASIEAAGAAPKMGHGVKEVVVEPTGEHFYTTDGSETVWRWQFETGLPQAHFLHENPVQKVRLSPDSVHLVTLSVGDLYVWKTETGQNIVRVAGSRATDVLITPKGNVGVSIGEHLSQVWKLTQGSIVCSIYLHLSDAQVSPESTFLIGRHRGDLLAASLWSGSISKRFTSVMSCDLVVAFHTLSKHADIVLVMVESGAIFTWNIVEETVCRHFQLPYPFHCEPRDFRMTSDGSYALLSMENEAITILDLSRLVIFSLKTEGPVVKLCFDKSESYITYISTLSMQEKTCICSLDPQLLLTVVRLLDGERMASVRLCKRPLSLHVCERHCVFVGFEDGSVGVYCISDAKVSRGMSVAREELSGQLEKRLLDRWLPLSTPNVTWL, encoded by the exons ATGAACCCTGGAGGAAAATCTGTCTTCAGATCCTCATGTGTGAAAATCTACCTGTGCTCTAATCCAGAAG ACAGTGTGATGGAGCGCAGAGGTCTCAGAGAGAGAGTGTTTCCAAAACTAAGAGAATACTGTCAACATACGCTGGGACTGGATGTCAGG GTGATCGACCCCTTTGAGTCCAGCGATCCTAGCCGCTGGCCGGATGAAGACACCAGACAGCAAATCATAAATGAATGCAGAGAGAGCTCCGCAGGACCTTTTATACTG GCTCTTCTAGGACACCAGTATGGCGCAGCCAGTCTGCCAACACAGGTGGAAGTGTCCCAGTACCAGCTGTTGTTGCATGAGGGACAAAAAGCCGGCATCAGCACCCGGGAGGTGGAACGAATCTACCAAAGGGATGAAAATTCCATCCCCGTTTCCTACTGTCTTACATCTCCATTCAGACGCACCTCTGGGCTACAG ctggagaaggaggtcAAGCTGAAGGCCAAGGAAGGTGAGCCACTCAAGGTGTTTCAGACTTCTGCCAGTCTCTGTGTCAACAAAGGCCTCATGACAGCAGAGACAGCATCGCGTTACTACCGATCAG TTGTGGATGCAGATCTGCGATTTGCACTGCAACGCCATCTGAAAGGTGACATCACCGGACGCTGTGTGGTCTACATCCACAACATCATCAACACAAACAGGCAGAGACCAAAAACACAGATAAACTCAGAAACTATATCACCTTCAGAG GACCTCAGCGATGGCCCACTGTTATTTCAGCTTTGTGATAAGTTCCTTCCCGCTCTCATTAATTCCTCACAGATCTTGGTGtacaccaccaccacagagTGTGACCATCACCATGGTTCCACAACAGCCAGGAGGAAAGGCTATGTGGAAGCACTGTGCCAGCAGGTGCATCAAGATCTTGTGGAGTTGATTAAAAGagcaaacatcttcaaaagTGGGAATAATGTGCATGTATGTGATGCACTGGCCAGAGAAGGCGCCGAGCAAGAAGACATTTGTGGCATCCTCTCAAAATTTTATGATGTTGTTCacccagaagaagagaag GTCAGACACTATGTTGAGCAAAACGAACATCAGCTTCCTCTAGTGGTGACAGGTGGTCCCTGCACAGGAAAAGCGGTTCTGCTGGCGCACTGTGCTCGACAG ATCAAGTCTTGGCTACCAGACAGTGACCCTGTGGTGCTCCCTTATTTTTGCCAAATGGCAAGCAGCTTCCCAACCAAGGAGCTGTTATTGAGTCTTTGTCAGCAAATTTCCTCCAGATACCATCAAAATACatctttaaagaaaaaccttGACAATCAAGACAGTCACAGCTGTACAAAGCCTCGGGAGGAAGAGGCCACGTTTAGTTTCACCTCTGATACTGGTCTTCACTGTGAGCTCTCCAACACAGACACAACGTCTGGCTGTTGGAAAAATTTCAACTCAGAACCATTTGGCCTCACTGAACTTCAGAAAcagttttcttctctcctctctttcctgccAACTGCCAAACAGCCCCTGTTTCTAATCCTCGATGGCTTGGATCACATTGAGAACCACTTTGGGTATCAGCTCATCAGGAGTttgccttctcctcttcctcctaatGTCAAAGTTATCCTCTCGATCTCCTCCAGTCGCAAAAAAATCCTGCAAGCCCTCAGCTCACAGCATCCTCAGGACAGTCTATTCGAGGTCAATAAGGAGTCGGGGTACGTGTCTATTACACTCGGTATGGCAAACAGGGAGCAGTGTCTAAAGATGCTGGCGTCACTCCTGAGCAGTTCTGGGAGGAAGGTGACGTCTGGACAGCAGGCCCTGGTGAACCAGGCACTGACCTCCTGCTCTTTGGCTCTTTACGTTCGACTCCTGCACCTACATATTTCACTGTGGCACTCTG ATTCTGATGTGAAAGAGTCATGTCTTCCCAACGGGgtccattcatccatttctACACTGTTGGATCACCTGGAGCAGAAACACGGTTCTGCTATGGTGAGCCGTGCTGTCTCTTACCTCACCCTCTCCAGAACCGGGCTCACTGAGGCTGAACTTGCTGACCTGCTCTCTTGTGATGACAAAGTTCTGTTCCTCTACCTTCGACAGGGAGAGAAGCCTCCCTCCTTGATGAAGGTCCCACAAATTGATGTGGAGACACTTCTTCTGGATTTGAGGAGGTTTCTTATTGGAAGGACAGTTGCAGGGGTGCGAGTTTTGTCCTGGGCGAGTCGTCATTTCAAGCTGGTAATAACTAAGAGGTATTTATTCTCTCTAGAGTTGAGAAAGGAGATTCATTCCTCAATGGCCGAGTATTTTAGTAGCCGATGGTCTGAAGGAAATGCTAAACCTCTTCTTAACAGCCAGAAATTTTTACCAAGTGATGAGAACACGCAAACAACAGTTtacatggacagacagacacccaGTCAGCCAATTTACTTCCCCGATTCTTCCAAAGAACACAGTCTAATGAATATGAGAAAGGTGTTAGAATTGCCGCATCACTTGCAAGAAAGTGAAAGATGGGAGCAGATGGAGTGTGAGGTCTTAATGTCTTTTAGGTTTCATCAGGCGATGATTCAAGCAGGACTCTTGGGAGATCTGGTAGCGATGTTGGAGTCTGAAGAGGGGCCATCCCACTCCCCTTTGTTCAGACAAAGAGCATTCCTAACAGGCATAGTGAAGTCTTGTGCTTGCTTCCTGCAGAGCTCACCCCTTCAGCTGCccacagtgatggagacaaaCCTACTCCCTTATCTGGAGGTCTTTCCTGCTTTAAAGAGTTACATCAATGACATCCAGCAATACAGGAGGACAAGGGAAAGAATAGTCAGAGTAGCACTCTGCcctgctccttcctctgttcCATCCATTCGATGTTTGAAACTTAATAGTGGAAATGGCAACATTTGTGTGGCAGAAGTTGCTGTGACAGAGTGTGGTGTTGTAGCACATATCTTGGATGATGGCACGGCCTGGTTTTGGACTGGTCCTGGTTACAATGTAGCCAAACTCTCACTGACCTCTgagcaacagcagcttcagtttACCGGAGTAAAAAGCAGTGCACAGTTCTTCCTACTTTCCACTTTGTGCACCAGGCTTTTTTTCTGGAATGTGAAGGGATCAGAGACGTTTGTACCACTTCAGGTCCCTCTCACATCAAACCGGCAAGCACCAACCAAAGTTGAGGGGTTTGTTGCATGTCAGAAAAAGCTATTTACCTGGAGGAAAAACCAAAGCTTGGTGAGCATGTTTGACATCTCCGATGAAACTGCGATGCATTTTCAGTGTCAGAAATGTGTGACCTGTTCCGTTTGCTCTTCTGATGGCTCTCGTTTGTGCTGTGGGCAAGAGGAAGGCATCGTCTCCTTATTTGACACTGGCACGGGGAGTGTCCTCGCTACTTGGTCAAACTCAAATCACAAAGCAATTTTGTGGATGAACCTCTCAAAAGAGAAGTGGGAACTAGCATGTGGCGACAGGACAGGAAAAATAGCTGTGTGGGAGGTAGCAGCCAAAACACATCCACCCAGATTAATCAAGCAAAGCTTCTGTGGGGATGAATTTGATGTCCTCAATACCGATTCCTCTGATGACCCCCTCATGTTGTTACTGTGCCAATCTCATCAGGTTTCATTGTGGGATATGTGTAACTGGGAGCTGCGGGATCAGTTCTCAGCACCACAAGACAAGCTCTTCACTCATGCCATGTTCTCCCGGAATGGTGAGCTTATCTTAGCTCTGTTAGAAGCATGTTCCTTCATCCCGGTGTGGAAAGTTGAGACAGGAGAGTGTGTTCTCTCTCTGAAGGTAACCAGGCAGCCACATATGCTCCTGAAAACTGCCTCAGATGTCATGTGTGTTGACCTCGATGCCCACCTGACAGTGTGGGACTCTGCTTCAATAGAGGCTGCAGGCGCGGCTCCAAAAATGGGACATGGTGTGAAAGAAGTGGTGGTTGAACCAACAGGTGAGCACTTCTACACCACTGATGGGTCagagactgtgtggagatggcAGTTTGAAACTGGGCTTCCACAAGCTCACTTCCTACATGAAAACCCTGTACAAAAGGTGCGCCTTTCCCCAGATAGCGTCCACCTTGTGACGCTCTCAGTAGGTGATCTCTATGTCTGGAAGACTGAAACAGGTCAGAACATAGTGCGTGTGGCTGGCAGTAGGGCAACAGATGTCCTTATTACTCCAAAAGGTAATGTTGGCGTGAGCATCGGTGAACATTTATCTCAGGTGTGGAAGCTAACGCAAGGGAGCATCGTGTGCAGCATATACCTGCACCTATCTGATGCTCAGGTGTCACCTGAAAGTACGTTCCTCATTGGCCGTCACCGGGGAGACCTGTTAGCTGCCAGTCTGTGGTCAGGCTCCATTAGCAAACGTTTTACCTCTGTGATGAGCTGTGATCTTGTGGTTGCTTTCCACACGCTCTCCAAGCACGCTGACATTGTGTTGGTGATGGTGGAGTCAGGGGCCATTTTTACCTGGAATATTGTAGAGGAGACAGTTTGCAGACACTTTCAGCTGCCTTACCCGTTTCACTGTGAGCCGCGAGACTTCCGGATGACCTCTGATGGGAGCTATGCTCTGCTGTCTATGGAAAATGAAGCCATTACTATCTTGGATCTATCTCGGTTGGTAATCTTCTCACTCAAAACTGAGGGGCCTGTCGTGAAACTGTGTTTTGACAAAAGCGAAAGCTACATAACCTATATATCGACCCTGTCCATGCAGGAAAAAACCTGCATCTGTTCACTAGAtccacagctgctcctcacGGTTGTACGACTCCTAGATGGTGAAAGAATGGCGAGTGTGCGTCTGTGTAAACGGCCTCTGAGCCTGCACGTGTGCGAGCGCCACTGTGTCTTTGTGGGCTTTGAGGATGGATCTGTTGGTGTTTATTGTATTTCAGATGCAAAGGTCAGCAGGGGGATGTCAGtggccagagaggagctgtcCGGTCAGTTGGAGAAGAGGCTCTTAGACAGATGGTTGCCGCTCTCAACCCCTAATGTCACATGGCTTTAG
- the LOC105418511 gene encoding NACHT and WD repeat domain-containing protein 2 isoform X4, with amino-acid sequence MNPGGKSVFRSSCVKIYLCSNPEDSVMERRGLRERVFPKLREYCQHTLGLDVRVIDPFESSDPSRWPDEDTRQQIINECRESSAGPFILALLGHQYGAASLPTQVEVSQYQLLLHEGQKAGISTREVERIYQRDENSIPVSYCLTSPFRRTSGLQLEKEVKLKAKEVVDADLRFALQRHLKGDITGRCVVYIHNIINTNRQRPKTQINSETISPSEDLSDGPLLFQLCDKFLPALINSSQILVYTTTTECDHHHGSTTARRKGYVEALCQQVHQDLVELIKRANIFKSGNNVHVCDALAREGAEQEDICGILSKFYDVVHPEEEKVRHYVEQNEHQLPLVVTGGPCTGKAVLLAHCARQIKSWLPDSDPVVLPYFCQMASSFPTKELLLSLCQQISSRYHQNTSLKKNLDNQDSHSCTKPREEEATFSFTSDTGLHCELSNTDTTSGCWKNFNSEPFGLTELQKQFSSLLSFLPTAKQPLFLILDGLDHIENHFGYQLIRSLPSPLPPNVKVILSISSSRKKILQALSSQHPQDSLFEVNKESGYVSITLGMANREQCLKMLASLLSSSGRKVTSGQQALVNQALTSCSLALYVRLLHLHISLWHSDSDVKESCLPNGVHSSISTLLDHLEQKHGSAMVSRAVSYLTLSRTGLTEAELADLLSCDDKVLFLYLRQGEKPPSLMKVPQIDVETLLLDLRRFLIGRTVAGVRVLSWASRHFKLVITKRYLFSLELRKEIHSSMAEYFSSRWSEGNAKPLLNSQKFLPSDENTQTTVYMDRQTPSQPIYFPDSSKEHSLMNMRKVLELPHHLQESERWEQMECEVLMSFRFHQAMIQAGLLGDLVAMLESEEGPSHSPLFRQRAFLTGIVKSCACFLQSSPLQLPTVMETNLLPYLEVFPALKSYINDIQQYRRTRERIVRVALCPAPSSVPSIRCLKLNSGNGNICVAEVAVTECGVVAHILDDGTAWFWTGPGYNVAKLSLTSEQQQLQFTGVKSSAQFFLLSTLCTRLFFWNVKGSETFVPLQVPLTSNRQAPTKVEGFVACQKKLFTWRKNQSLVSMFDISDETAMHFQCQKCVTCSVCSSDGSRLCCGQEEGIVSLFDTGTGSVLATWSNSNHKAILWMNLSKEKWELACGDRTGKIAVWEVAAKTHPPRLIKQSFCGDEFDVLNTDSSDDPLMLLLCQSHQVSLWDMCNWELRDQFSAPQDKLFTHAMFSRNGELILALLEACSFIPVWKVETGECVLSLKVTRQPHMLLKTASDVMCVDLDAHLTVWDSASIEAAGAAPKMGHGVKEVVVEPTGEHFYTTDGSETVWRWQFETGLPQAHFLHENPVQKVRLSPDSVHLVTLSVGDLYVWKTETGQNIVRVAGSRATDVLITPKGNVGVSIGEHLSQVWKLTQGSIVCSIYLHLSDAQVSPESTFLIGRHRGDLLAASLWSGSISKRFTSVMSCDLVVAFHTLSKHADIVLVMVESGAIFTWNIVEETVCRHFQLPYPFHCEPRDFRMTSDGSYALLSMENEAITILDLSRLVIFSLKTEGPVVKLCFDKSESYITYISTLSMQEKTCICSLDPQLLLTVVRLLDGERMASVRLCKRPLSLHVCERHCVFVGFEDGSVGVYCISDAKVSRGMSVAREELSGQLEKRLLDRWLPLSTPNVTWL; translated from the exons ATGAACCCTGGAGGAAAATCTGTCTTCAGATCCTCATGTGTGAAAATCTACCTGTGCTCTAATCCAGAAG ACAGTGTGATGGAGCGCAGAGGTCTCAGAGAGAGAGTGTTTCCAAAACTAAGAGAATACTGTCAACATACGCTGGGACTGGATGTCAGG GTGATCGACCCCTTTGAGTCCAGCGATCCTAGCCGCTGGCCGGATGAAGACACCAGACAGCAAATCATAAATGAATGCAGAGAGAGCTCCGCAGGACCTTTTATACTG GCTCTTCTAGGACACCAGTATGGCGCAGCCAGTCTGCCAACACAGGTGGAAGTGTCCCAGTACCAGCTGTTGTTGCATGAGGGACAAAAAGCCGGCATCAGCACCCGGGAGGTGGAACGAATCTACCAAAGGGATGAAAATTCCATCCCCGTTTCCTACTGTCTTACATCTCCATTCAGACGCACCTCTGGGCTACAG ctggagaaggaggtcAAGCTGAAGGCCAAGGAAG TTGTGGATGCAGATCTGCGATTTGCACTGCAACGCCATCTGAAAGGTGACATCACCGGACGCTGTGTGGTCTACATCCACAACATCATCAACACAAACAGGCAGAGACCAAAAACACAGATAAACTCAGAAACTATATCACCTTCAGAG GACCTCAGCGATGGCCCACTGTTATTTCAGCTTTGTGATAAGTTCCTTCCCGCTCTCATTAATTCCTCACAGATCTTGGTGtacaccaccaccacagagTGTGACCATCACCATGGTTCCACAACAGCCAGGAGGAAAGGCTATGTGGAAGCACTGTGCCAGCAGGTGCATCAAGATCTTGTGGAGTTGATTAAAAGagcaaacatcttcaaaagTGGGAATAATGTGCATGTATGTGATGCACTGGCCAGAGAAGGCGCCGAGCAAGAAGACATTTGTGGCATCCTCTCAAAATTTTATGATGTTGTTCacccagaagaagagaag GTCAGACACTATGTTGAGCAAAACGAACATCAGCTTCCTCTAGTGGTGACAGGTGGTCCCTGCACAGGAAAAGCGGTTCTGCTGGCGCACTGTGCTCGACAG ATCAAGTCTTGGCTACCAGACAGTGACCCTGTGGTGCTCCCTTATTTTTGCCAAATGGCAAGCAGCTTCCCAACCAAGGAGCTGTTATTGAGTCTTTGTCAGCAAATTTCCTCCAGATACCATCAAAATACatctttaaagaaaaaccttGACAATCAAGACAGTCACAGCTGTACAAAGCCTCGGGAGGAAGAGGCCACGTTTAGTTTCACCTCTGATACTGGTCTTCACTGTGAGCTCTCCAACACAGACACAACGTCTGGCTGTTGGAAAAATTTCAACTCAGAACCATTTGGCCTCACTGAACTTCAGAAAcagttttcttctctcctctctttcctgccAACTGCCAAACAGCCCCTGTTTCTAATCCTCGATGGCTTGGATCACATTGAGAACCACTTTGGGTATCAGCTCATCAGGAGTttgccttctcctcttcctcctaatGTCAAAGTTATCCTCTCGATCTCCTCCAGTCGCAAAAAAATCCTGCAAGCCCTCAGCTCACAGCATCCTCAGGACAGTCTATTCGAGGTCAATAAGGAGTCGGGGTACGTGTCTATTACACTCGGTATGGCAAACAGGGAGCAGTGTCTAAAGATGCTGGCGTCACTCCTGAGCAGTTCTGGGAGGAAGGTGACGTCTGGACAGCAGGCCCTGGTGAACCAGGCACTGACCTCCTGCTCTTTGGCTCTTTACGTTCGACTCCTGCACCTACATATTTCACTGTGGCACTCTG ATTCTGATGTGAAAGAGTCATGTCTTCCCAACGGGgtccattcatccatttctACACTGTTGGATCACCTGGAGCAGAAACACGGTTCTGCTATGGTGAGCCGTGCTGTCTCTTACCTCACCCTCTCCAGAACCGGGCTCACTGAGGCTGAACTTGCTGACCTGCTCTCTTGTGATGACAAAGTTCTGTTCCTCTACCTTCGACAGGGAGAGAAGCCTCCCTCCTTGATGAAGGTCCCACAAATTGATGTGGAGACACTTCTTCTGGATTTGAGGAGGTTTCTTATTGGAAGGACAGTTGCAGGGGTGCGAGTTTTGTCCTGGGCGAGTCGTCATTTCAAGCTGGTAATAACTAAGAGGTATTTATTCTCTCTAGAGTTGAGAAAGGAGATTCATTCCTCAATGGCCGAGTATTTTAGTAGCCGATGGTCTGAAGGAAATGCTAAACCTCTTCTTAACAGCCAGAAATTTTTACCAAGTGATGAGAACACGCAAACAACAGTTtacatggacagacagacacccaGTCAGCCAATTTACTTCCCCGATTCTTCCAAAGAACACAGTCTAATGAATATGAGAAAGGTGTTAGAATTGCCGCATCACTTGCAAGAAAGTGAAAGATGGGAGCAGATGGAGTGTGAGGTCTTAATGTCTTTTAGGTTTCATCAGGCGATGATTCAAGCAGGACTCTTGGGAGATCTGGTAGCGATGTTGGAGTCTGAAGAGGGGCCATCCCACTCCCCTTTGTTCAGACAAAGAGCATTCCTAACAGGCATAGTGAAGTCTTGTGCTTGCTTCCTGCAGAGCTCACCCCTTCAGCTGCccacagtgatggagacaaaCCTACTCCCTTATCTGGAGGTCTTTCCTGCTTTAAAGAGTTACATCAATGACATCCAGCAATACAGGAGGACAAGGGAAAGAATAGTCAGAGTAGCACTCTGCcctgctccttcctctgttcCATCCATTCGATGTTTGAAACTTAATAGTGGAAATGGCAACATTTGTGTGGCAGAAGTTGCTGTGACAGAGTGTGGTGTTGTAGCACATATCTTGGATGATGGCACGGCCTGGTTTTGGACTGGTCCTGGTTACAATGTAGCCAAACTCTCACTGACCTCTgagcaacagcagcttcagtttACCGGAGTAAAAAGCAGTGCACAGTTCTTCCTACTTTCCACTTTGTGCACCAGGCTTTTTTTCTGGAATGTGAAGGGATCAGAGACGTTTGTACCACTTCAGGTCCCTCTCACATCAAACCGGCAAGCACCAACCAAAGTTGAGGGGTTTGTTGCATGTCAGAAAAAGCTATTTACCTGGAGGAAAAACCAAAGCTTGGTGAGCATGTTTGACATCTCCGATGAAACTGCGATGCATTTTCAGTGTCAGAAATGTGTGACCTGTTCCGTTTGCTCTTCTGATGGCTCTCGTTTGTGCTGTGGGCAAGAGGAAGGCATCGTCTCCTTATTTGACACTGGCACGGGGAGTGTCCTCGCTACTTGGTCAAACTCAAATCACAAAGCAATTTTGTGGATGAACCTCTCAAAAGAGAAGTGGGAACTAGCATGTGGCGACAGGACAGGAAAAATAGCTGTGTGGGAGGTAGCAGCCAAAACACATCCACCCAGATTAATCAAGCAAAGCTTCTGTGGGGATGAATTTGATGTCCTCAATACCGATTCCTCTGATGACCCCCTCATGTTGTTACTGTGCCAATCTCATCAGGTTTCATTGTGGGATATGTGTAACTGGGAGCTGCGGGATCAGTTCTCAGCACCACAAGACAAGCTCTTCACTCATGCCATGTTCTCCCGGAATGGTGAGCTTATCTTAGCTCTGTTAGAAGCATGTTCCTTCATCCCGGTGTGGAAAGTTGAGACAGGAGAGTGTGTTCTCTCTCTGAAGGTAACCAGGCAGCCACATATGCTCCTGAAAACTGCCTCAGATGTCATGTGTGTTGACCTCGATGCCCACCTGACAGTGTGGGACTCTGCTTCAATAGAGGCTGCAGGCGCGGCTCCAAAAATGGGACATGGTGTGAAAGAAGTGGTGGTTGAACCAACAGGTGAGCACTTCTACACCACTGATGGGTCagagactgtgtggagatggcAGTTTGAAACTGGGCTTCCACAAGCTCACTTCCTACATGAAAACCCTGTACAAAAGGTGCGCCTTTCCCCAGATAGCGTCCACCTTGTGACGCTCTCAGTAGGTGATCTCTATGTCTGGAAGACTGAAACAGGTCAGAACATAGTGCGTGTGGCTGGCAGTAGGGCAACAGATGTCCTTATTACTCCAAAAGGTAATGTTGGCGTGAGCATCGGTGAACATTTATCTCAGGTGTGGAAGCTAACGCAAGGGAGCATCGTGTGCAGCATATACCTGCACCTATCTGATGCTCAGGTGTCACCTGAAAGTACGTTCCTCATTGGCCGTCACCGGGGAGACCTGTTAGCTGCCAGTCTGTGGTCAGGCTCCATTAGCAAACGTTTTACCTCTGTGATGAGCTGTGATCTTGTGGTTGCTTTCCACACGCTCTCCAAGCACGCTGACATTGTGTTGGTGATGGTGGAGTCAGGGGCCATTTTTACCTGGAATATTGTAGAGGAGACAGTTTGCAGACACTTTCAGCTGCCTTACCCGTTTCACTGTGAGCCGCGAGACTTCCGGATGACCTCTGATGGGAGCTATGCTCTGCTGTCTATGGAAAATGAAGCCATTACTATCTTGGATCTATCTCGGTTGGTAATCTTCTCACTCAAAACTGAGGGGCCTGTCGTGAAACTGTGTTTTGACAAAAGCGAAAGCTACATAACCTATATATCGACCCTGTCCATGCAGGAAAAAACCTGCATCTGTTCACTAGAtccacagctgctcctcacGGTTGTACGACTCCTAGATGGTGAAAGAATGGCGAGTGTGCGTCTGTGTAAACGGCCTCTGAGCCTGCACGTGTGCGAGCGCCACTGTGTCTTTGTGGGCTTTGAGGATGGATCTGTTGGTGTTTATTGTATTTCAGATGCAAAGGTCAGCAGGGGGATGTCAGtggccagagaggagctgtcCGGTCAGTTGGAGAAGAGGCTCTTAGACAGATGGTTGCCGCTCTCAACCCCTAATGTCACATGGCTTTAG